In Sphaerodactylus townsendi isolate TG3544 linkage group LG13, MPM_Stown_v2.3, whole genome shotgun sequence, one DNA window encodes the following:
- the SGSM1 gene encoding small G protein signaling modulator 1 isoform X1, translating to MAAAAAAAAAGSGGVRGGGGMAGGSSGAAALRGWTPSSLLLLPAEAETRQRLLRTAKKEVKQIMEEAVTRKFVHEDSSHIISFCAAVEACVLHGLKRRAAGFLRSNKIAALFMKVGKSFPPAEELSRKVQDLEQLIENARNQGPGGQETTRKIQKAPNLSAQAIRHLWIRTALFEKVLDKIVHHLVENSSKYYEKEALLMDPVDGPILASLLVGPCALEYTKMKTADHFWTDPSADELVQRHRIHSSHCRQDSPTKRPALCIQKRHSSGSMDDRLSLSARDYVESLHQNSRATLLYGKNNVLVQPRDDMEAIPGYLSLHQTADIMTLKWTPNQLMNGSVGDLDYEKSVYWDYAMTIRLEEIVYLHCHQQVDSGGTVVLVSQDGIQRPPLRFPRGGHLLQFLSCLENGLLPHGQLDPPLWSQRGKGKVFPKLKKRSPQGSTESTSDKEEDEATDYVFRILYPGMQSEFAPQDLIDGPGSSLPSIWQPSTHTSSCSSCSQSGSTESGPSNGCNHERAPLKLLCDNMKYQILSRAFYGWLAYCRHLSTVRTHLSALVNHHIESPSVPCDASLGLSAEIWEKFMQDSSSYEEKELLRLVYFGGVQPEIRKSVWPFLLGHYRFGMSEADRREIDYQTHACYTQTMAEWLGCEAIVRQREKESHTAALAKCNSGASLDSHLERMMHRDSTISSDSSQSGSSGRQNLAHLQSDSSGSTQVFESVDEVEQPEAEAQPEEGKRAKLSNGAVPNWTSSPDSGHPSSQNISITSAYSERSFSTEDSVTEAGRPAGTHPAGASRGEIQGAATPRDEGLLDGGLMGEGLPCLDILDGDSSAKRTLEELVPAGKEGEADRPEGWVLSAEQQNSTGSEEDLSEEPEMESLFPQMDSHSLAVTDLTAVEVSPVSSSGVTYSPELLDLYTVNLHRIDKDVQRCDRNYWYFTPANLEKLRNIMCSYIWHHLDIGYVQGMCDLLAPLLVILDEEALAFSCFSELMKRMNQNFPHGGAMDTHFANMRSLIQILDSELFELMHQNGDYTHFYFCYRWFLLDFKRELVYDDVFSVWETIWAAAHISSSHYVLFIALALVEVYRDIILENNMDFTDIIKFFNEMAERHNTKQILRLARNLVYKVQTLIENK from the exons atgGCTGCGGCTGCTGCGGCGGCTGCGGCGGGGTCTGGGGGCGTCCGGGGGGGCGGCGGGATGGCCGGGGGGTCGTCGGGGGCGGCGGCCCTGCGCGGCTGGACGCCctcctcgctgctgctgctgcccgccgAGGCCGAGACCCGCCAGCGCCTCCTGCGCACCGCCAAGAAGGAG GTGAAGCAAATCATGGAGGAAGCCGTCACCAGGAAATTTGTGCATGAGGACAGCAGCCACATCATCTCCTTCTGCG CTGCGGTGGAGGCCTGCGTCCTGCACGGTCTCAAGCGTCGAGCAGCTGGTTTCCTGCGCAGCAACAAGATTGCTGCTCTGTTCATGAAAGTGGGGAAGAGCTTCCCTCCAGCCGAAGAGCTGTCTCGAAAAGTGCAGGATCTGGAGCAGCTCATTGAGAACGC ACGCAACCAGGGCCCAGGGGGGCAGGAGACCACCCGCAAGATCCAAAAGGCCCCCAACTTATCAGCCCAGGCCATCAGGCACCTCTGGATCCGCACAGCGCTTTTTGAGAAAGTCTTGGACAAAATTGTGCACCACTTGGTGGAAAACAGCAG CAAATACTATGAGAAAGAAGCGCTGCTGATGGATCCCGTCGATGGGCCGATTCTCGCCTCTCTGCTGG TGGGGCCTTGTGCCCTCGAGTACACCAAGATGAAAACTGCCGATCACTTCTGGACCGACCCTTCGGCTGATGAGCTTGTTCAGCGACACCGGATCCACAGCTCCCACTGCCGCCAGGACTCGCCGACCAAGCGCCCCGCTCTCTGT ATCCAGAAACGGCATTCCAGCGGCAGCATGGATGACCGACTGTCCCTCTCAGCCAGAGACTATGTGGAGTCCCTGCATCAGAACTCCAGGGCCACCCTTTTGTATGGCAAAAACAATGTCTTGGTGCAGCCG CGAGATGACATGGAGGCCATTCCGGGGTACCTGTCCCTTCACCAGACTGCCGACATCATGACACTGAAGTGGACTCCGAACCAGCTGATGAACGGCTCCGTCGGAGATCTGGACTATGAAAAAAG TGTGTACTGGGACTACGCCATGACCATCCGCCTGGAGGAGATTGTCTACCTGCACTGCCACCAACAGG TAGACAGCGGGGGGACCGTCGTCCTGGTGAGCCAAGACGGGATCCAGCGCCCTCCGCTGCGCTTCCCCAGAGGCGGCCACCTCCTGCAAttcctctcttgcctggaaaacggGCTCCTGCCCCACGGCCAGCTGGATCCACCCCTCTGGTCGCAGAGGGGGAAG GGGAAAGTCTTTCCAAAGTTGAAAAAGCGCAGCCCCCAAGGATCGACGGAGTCCACGTCAGACAAGGAGGAGGATGAAGCCACAGACTACGTTTTCCGAATCCTCTACCCTGGAATGCAGTCAGAGTTTG CCCCCCAGGACCTGATCGATGGCCCTGGGAGCAGCCTGCCCTCCATCTGGCAGCCGAGCACCCACAcgtcctcctgctcctcctgctcccagAGTGGCTCGACGGAGAGCGGCCCCTCCAACGGCTGCAACCACGAAAG AGCTCCGCTCAAGCTCCTGTGCGACAACATGAAGTACCAGATCCTCTCCCGGGCGTTCTACGGCT GGCTGGCCTACTGCCGCCATCTCTCCACGGTGCGCACTCACCTGTCGGCGCTGGTGAACCACCACATCGAGTCTCCCAGCGTCCCTTGCGATGCCAGCCTGGGTCTGTCAGCGGAGATCTGGGAGAAGTTCATGCAGGACAGTTCG agctaCGAGGAGAAGGAGCTGCTACGCCTGGTCTACTTCGGAGGGGTCCAGCCTGAAATCCGGAAATCTGTTTGGCCGTTCCTCCTGGGGCATTACCGGTTTGGAATGTCAGAAGCTGACAGGAGGGAG ATTGACTACCAGACCCACGCCTGCTACACGCAGACCATGGCAGAGTGGCTGGGCTGCGAGGCCATCGTCCGGCAGCGGGAGAAGGAGTCGCACACGGCTGCCCTCGCCAAGTGCAACTCGGGGGCCAGCCTGGATTCCCACCTGGAGCGCATGATGCACCGTGACTCCACCATCAGCAGCGAC TCTTCCCAGAGTGGCAGTTCCGGTCGACAGAACCTGGCCCACCTGCAGAGCGACTCCAGTGGCAGCACACAG GTGTTTGAATCCGTGGACGAGGTGGAGCAGCCTGAAGCAGAGGCCCAGCCCGAGGAGGGCAAGCGAGCCAAGCTGTCCAACGGGGCCGTCCCCAACTGGACCAGCTCCCCAGACTCCGGCCACCCTTCCTCACAGAACATCTCCATCACCTCGGCGTATTCAGAGCGCAGCTTCAGCACTGAGGACAGCGTGACGGAGGCTGGCAGGCCTGCCGGGACCCATCCGGCTGGGGCGAGCAGGGGGGAGATCCAGGGAGCTGCCACCCCCAGGGACGAGGGCCTGCTGGACGGGGGCCTGATGGGGGAAGGCCTGCCATGCCTGGACATCCTGGATGGAGACTCCTCCGCCAAGAGGACCTTAGAGGAGCTTGTCCCAGCGGGCAAGGAAGGGGAGGCGGACAGGCCGGAGGGCTGGGTTCTCAGCGCCGAACAGCAGAACTCGACGGGAAGTGAAGAAGACCTCTCGGAGGAGCCAGAAATGGAGAGCCTGTTCCCTCAGATGGATTCACATTCCCTGGCCGTCACGGACTTGACTGCTGTGGAAGTGTCTCCGGTCTCCTCATCAGGGGTCACGTATTCT CCGGAGCTCCTTGACCTGTACACCGTGAATTTGCACCGCATTGATAAGGACGTGCAGAGGTGCGACCGGAACTACTGGTACTTCACGCCAGCCAACCTGGAGAAACTGCGCAACATCATGTGCAG CTACATCTGGCACCACCTCGACATTGGCTACGTCCAGGGGATGTGTGACCTTCTGGCTCCTTTGCTGGTCATTTTAGATGAAG AGGCCCTGGCCTTCAGCTGCTTCTCGGAGCTCATGAAGCGCATGAACCAGAACTTTCCACATGGGGGAGCCATGGACACCCACTTTGCAAACATGAGGTCCCTCATCCAG ATTCTGGACTCTGAGCTGTTTGAGCTGATGCACCAAAATGGTGACTACACCCATTTCTACTTCTGCTATCGCTGGTTCCTCCTGGATTTTAAGCGAG AACTTGTTTATGACGACGTCTTCTCCGTCTGGGAGACAATCTGGGCCGCTGCTCACATCTCCTCCTCGCACTACGTCCTCTTCATCGCGCTCGCCTTGGTGGAAGTCTACCGGGACATCATCCTTGAGAACAACATGGACTTCACAGACATCATCAAGTTCTTCAACG aAATGGCCGAGCGTCACAATACCAAGCAGATCCTCAGACTGGCCCGCAACCTTGTGTACAAAGTCCAGACCCTGATCGAGAACAAGTGA
- the SGSM1 gene encoding small G protein signaling modulator 1 isoform X2 — MAAAAAAAAAGSGGVRGGGGMAGGSSGAAALRGWTPSSLLLLPAEAETRQRLLRTAKKEVKQIMEEAVTRKFVHEDSSHIISFCAAVEACVLHGLKRRAAGFLRSNKIAALFMKVGKSFPPAEELSRKVQDLEQLIENARNQGPGGQETTRKIQKAPNLSAQAIRHLWIRTALFEKVLDKIVHHLVENSSKYYEKEALLMDPVDGPILASLLVGPCALEYTKMKTADHFWTDPSADELVQRHRIHSSHCRQDSPTKRPALCIQKRHSSGSMDDRLSLSARDYVESLHQNSRATLLYGKNNVLVQPRDDMEAIPGYLSLHQTADIMTLKWTPNQLMNGSVGDLDYEKSVYWDYAMTIRLEEIVYLHCHQQDSGGTVVLVSQDGIQRPPLRFPRGGHLLQFLSCLENGLLPHGQLDPPLWSQRGKGKVFPKLKKRSPQGSTESTSDKEEDEATDYVFRILYPGMQSEFAPQDLIDGPGSSLPSIWQPSTHTSSCSSCSQSGSTESGPSNGCNHERAPLKLLCDNMKYQILSRAFYGWLAYCRHLSTVRTHLSALVNHHIESPSVPCDASLGLSAEIWEKFMQDSSSYEEKELLRLVYFGGVQPEIRKSVWPFLLGHYRFGMSEADRREIDYQTHACYTQTMAEWLGCEAIVRQREKESHTAALAKCNSGASLDSHLERMMHRDSTISSDSSQSGSSGRQNLAHLQSDSSGSTQVFESVDEVEQPEAEAQPEEGKRAKLSNGAVPNWTSSPDSGHPSSQNISITSAYSERSFSTEDSVTEAGRPAGTHPAGASRGEIQGAATPRDEGLLDGGLMGEGLPCLDILDGDSSAKRTLEELVPAGKEGEADRPEGWVLSAEQQNSTGSEEDLSEEPEMESLFPQMDSHSLAVTDLTAVEVSPVSSSGVTYSPELLDLYTVNLHRIDKDVQRCDRNYWYFTPANLEKLRNIMCSYIWHHLDIGYVQGMCDLLAPLLVILDEEALAFSCFSELMKRMNQNFPHGGAMDTHFANMRSLIQILDSELFELMHQNGDYTHFYFCYRWFLLDFKRELVYDDVFSVWETIWAAAHISSSHYVLFIALALVEVYRDIILENNMDFTDIIKFFNEMAERHNTKQILRLARNLVYKVQTLIENK, encoded by the exons atgGCTGCGGCTGCTGCGGCGGCTGCGGCGGGGTCTGGGGGCGTCCGGGGGGGCGGCGGGATGGCCGGGGGGTCGTCGGGGGCGGCGGCCCTGCGCGGCTGGACGCCctcctcgctgctgctgctgcccgccgAGGCCGAGACCCGCCAGCGCCTCCTGCGCACCGCCAAGAAGGAG GTGAAGCAAATCATGGAGGAAGCCGTCACCAGGAAATTTGTGCATGAGGACAGCAGCCACATCATCTCCTTCTGCG CTGCGGTGGAGGCCTGCGTCCTGCACGGTCTCAAGCGTCGAGCAGCTGGTTTCCTGCGCAGCAACAAGATTGCTGCTCTGTTCATGAAAGTGGGGAAGAGCTTCCCTCCAGCCGAAGAGCTGTCTCGAAAAGTGCAGGATCTGGAGCAGCTCATTGAGAACGC ACGCAACCAGGGCCCAGGGGGGCAGGAGACCACCCGCAAGATCCAAAAGGCCCCCAACTTATCAGCCCAGGCCATCAGGCACCTCTGGATCCGCACAGCGCTTTTTGAGAAAGTCTTGGACAAAATTGTGCACCACTTGGTGGAAAACAGCAG CAAATACTATGAGAAAGAAGCGCTGCTGATGGATCCCGTCGATGGGCCGATTCTCGCCTCTCTGCTGG TGGGGCCTTGTGCCCTCGAGTACACCAAGATGAAAACTGCCGATCACTTCTGGACCGACCCTTCGGCTGATGAGCTTGTTCAGCGACACCGGATCCACAGCTCCCACTGCCGCCAGGACTCGCCGACCAAGCGCCCCGCTCTCTGT ATCCAGAAACGGCATTCCAGCGGCAGCATGGATGACCGACTGTCCCTCTCAGCCAGAGACTATGTGGAGTCCCTGCATCAGAACTCCAGGGCCACCCTTTTGTATGGCAAAAACAATGTCTTGGTGCAGCCG CGAGATGACATGGAGGCCATTCCGGGGTACCTGTCCCTTCACCAGACTGCCGACATCATGACACTGAAGTGGACTCCGAACCAGCTGATGAACGGCTCCGTCGGAGATCTGGACTATGAAAAAAG TGTGTACTGGGACTACGCCATGACCATCCGCCTGGAGGAGATTGTCTACCTGCACTGCCACCAACAGG ACAGCGGGGGGACCGTCGTCCTGGTGAGCCAAGACGGGATCCAGCGCCCTCCGCTGCGCTTCCCCAGAGGCGGCCACCTCCTGCAAttcctctcttgcctggaaaacggGCTCCTGCCCCACGGCCAGCTGGATCCACCCCTCTGGTCGCAGAGGGGGAAG GGGAAAGTCTTTCCAAAGTTGAAAAAGCGCAGCCCCCAAGGATCGACGGAGTCCACGTCAGACAAGGAGGAGGATGAAGCCACAGACTACGTTTTCCGAATCCTCTACCCTGGAATGCAGTCAGAGTTTG CCCCCCAGGACCTGATCGATGGCCCTGGGAGCAGCCTGCCCTCCATCTGGCAGCCGAGCACCCACAcgtcctcctgctcctcctgctcccagAGTGGCTCGACGGAGAGCGGCCCCTCCAACGGCTGCAACCACGAAAG AGCTCCGCTCAAGCTCCTGTGCGACAACATGAAGTACCAGATCCTCTCCCGGGCGTTCTACGGCT GGCTGGCCTACTGCCGCCATCTCTCCACGGTGCGCACTCACCTGTCGGCGCTGGTGAACCACCACATCGAGTCTCCCAGCGTCCCTTGCGATGCCAGCCTGGGTCTGTCAGCGGAGATCTGGGAGAAGTTCATGCAGGACAGTTCG agctaCGAGGAGAAGGAGCTGCTACGCCTGGTCTACTTCGGAGGGGTCCAGCCTGAAATCCGGAAATCTGTTTGGCCGTTCCTCCTGGGGCATTACCGGTTTGGAATGTCAGAAGCTGACAGGAGGGAG ATTGACTACCAGACCCACGCCTGCTACACGCAGACCATGGCAGAGTGGCTGGGCTGCGAGGCCATCGTCCGGCAGCGGGAGAAGGAGTCGCACACGGCTGCCCTCGCCAAGTGCAACTCGGGGGCCAGCCTGGATTCCCACCTGGAGCGCATGATGCACCGTGACTCCACCATCAGCAGCGAC TCTTCCCAGAGTGGCAGTTCCGGTCGACAGAACCTGGCCCACCTGCAGAGCGACTCCAGTGGCAGCACACAG GTGTTTGAATCCGTGGACGAGGTGGAGCAGCCTGAAGCAGAGGCCCAGCCCGAGGAGGGCAAGCGAGCCAAGCTGTCCAACGGGGCCGTCCCCAACTGGACCAGCTCCCCAGACTCCGGCCACCCTTCCTCACAGAACATCTCCATCACCTCGGCGTATTCAGAGCGCAGCTTCAGCACTGAGGACAGCGTGACGGAGGCTGGCAGGCCTGCCGGGACCCATCCGGCTGGGGCGAGCAGGGGGGAGATCCAGGGAGCTGCCACCCCCAGGGACGAGGGCCTGCTGGACGGGGGCCTGATGGGGGAAGGCCTGCCATGCCTGGACATCCTGGATGGAGACTCCTCCGCCAAGAGGACCTTAGAGGAGCTTGTCCCAGCGGGCAAGGAAGGGGAGGCGGACAGGCCGGAGGGCTGGGTTCTCAGCGCCGAACAGCAGAACTCGACGGGAAGTGAAGAAGACCTCTCGGAGGAGCCAGAAATGGAGAGCCTGTTCCCTCAGATGGATTCACATTCCCTGGCCGTCACGGACTTGACTGCTGTGGAAGTGTCTCCGGTCTCCTCATCAGGGGTCACGTATTCT CCGGAGCTCCTTGACCTGTACACCGTGAATTTGCACCGCATTGATAAGGACGTGCAGAGGTGCGACCGGAACTACTGGTACTTCACGCCAGCCAACCTGGAGAAACTGCGCAACATCATGTGCAG CTACATCTGGCACCACCTCGACATTGGCTACGTCCAGGGGATGTGTGACCTTCTGGCTCCTTTGCTGGTCATTTTAGATGAAG AGGCCCTGGCCTTCAGCTGCTTCTCGGAGCTCATGAAGCGCATGAACCAGAACTTTCCACATGGGGGAGCCATGGACACCCACTTTGCAAACATGAGGTCCCTCATCCAG ATTCTGGACTCTGAGCTGTTTGAGCTGATGCACCAAAATGGTGACTACACCCATTTCTACTTCTGCTATCGCTGGTTCCTCCTGGATTTTAAGCGAG AACTTGTTTATGACGACGTCTTCTCCGTCTGGGAGACAATCTGGGCCGCTGCTCACATCTCCTCCTCGCACTACGTCCTCTTCATCGCGCTCGCCTTGGTGGAAGTCTACCGGGACATCATCCTTGAGAACAACATGGACTTCACAGACATCATCAAGTTCTTCAACG aAATGGCCGAGCGTCACAATACCAAGCAGATCCTCAGACTGGCCCGCAACCTTGTGTACAAAGTCCAGACCCTGATCGAGAACAAGTGA